In Candidatus Manganitrophus morganii, the genomic window CAATCCGATTGCCGACCCAAAGGCATTTCTGTCGGACCACAACAACTGGGTTCCTCATCACATCCTCAAGAATTTAATTTTCGCAGCCGAAAATGCCGGCGGGACAAAAGAGATCACCTACCTGGCGGCCAAAGAGTATTTCCAAGCGGGCTACGGCCCCTCCGTCCTGGAGATCATTGCGAAGCTTCAAAATCAGATGGAGCAGGCGCTCTACTGCTCCAATCTTTGGGCCACCGGCTTCGCCAACTACTTCAAGCTGCAGTATCTTCCCCCTTCCGAAACCCAGCGCCCCGAGGCGATCTTGCTCTCCCAATTCGGACCGAATGTCGAGCCGATTCTCGGCAACTTCGGGTTTATCCGCGGGAACTACGAGGGACTCACAAAGCTCTTTCCGGTCGTCGAGGAGGCCCGCTGCATCGAGGAGGTTTCTCAACTCAAGCTCCAGAACCTTGTTCGAGAATTCGGAGGATACCAGATTCAAAAAAGGGACGGCCGGCTCGCCGTCATCGAAAGCGCTTCGAAAAGGGAAGTGGTTATTGCCAGGGCGGTCTCTCTTAGAACGGAGATCTCGACATCACCCAACAATCCGACGATACCGGAAGGGTTGATTCTCCATCCTCAGGGGGGAGCGCTCAAGGTCCTCGTCCCCAAGGTGGAGGAGGACCCGGAACGGTATCAAAAGGAAAACAGCGCCTACGAGATCGTCAAGGGGGGAACCCTTCAGGCCGGTCCGTTGACCGTCACCCTGGAACGCGGGCAATTCTTCAACGCCCCTTATTCCCGCTACCGCTTCACCTGGAAGTCGAAACCCTCGCGGAAGGAATCGCCGGAAATGGTCCAGGCGCGCCTGGAGATGATCCCCCCCCTCTTCAATCATGTCCGCGAATTGCGGGAGACCCATCGCCAGCTCCTCCGCTATACGATGGAGAACAAGGCGCTGGCCCAGGCGAATGAAGAGCTGAAGGGGGCGATCCAGAAAGAATCGGACTTCCACGGCATTATCGGGAAGAGCCCCAAGATGCAGCTCCTCTTCGAGCAGATCGAACGGGTTGCGCCTGTCGATTCGACGATCCTCATTATCGGCGAAACCGGCACCGGGAAAGAGCTCTTCGCCAAGGCGATCCACCAATGCAGCCTGCGACGGGATCAAAAGTTCTACGCCATCAACTGCGCCGCCCTCTCCGAGAGCCTTCTGGAGGCCGAACTCTTCGGCTACGAAAAAGGGGCCTTCACCGGCGCCCTCTCTCAGAAGAAAGGGATCTTCGAGACGGCGAGCGGCGGCACCCTCTTCTTGGACGAGATCGGAGAGGTCTCCCCCACGATGCAGGCAAAGCTCCTTCGGGTGTTGGAAGAGCGGGAGGTGCAGCGCGTCGGCGGGCGGGAAGCGATTCCGATCGACGTGCGCATCGTCTCCGCAACCAATCGAGATTTAAAAAAGGAGATCGCTTCCGGCAAATTCCGGAGCGATCTTTTCTACCGCCTCCATGTCATCTCCCTCGTCCTTCCACCCCTCTCGGAGCGCCTCGACGACCTTCCCCTGCTGGTCGACCAGTTCCTCAATTTCTTCAGCATGAAATGCAAAAAAGAAAAACCGGCGATCACCCGGGAGGCGATTACCCTCCTGGCCGATTACAGCTGGCCGGGAAACATCCGCCAGTTAAAGAACGTCATCGAGCGCGCGGTCGTCTTGGATCGAGACCAGATCATTACCCCCGACGATATTATTCTGCCGGAGGAGGAGTCGACCGCCAAGGTTCTGATGGGGGGGCCGCAAGACTTTCATGAAGCCCTGGAGCGATACAAACGGTCGGTCATCCAGGACGCCCTTCACAAAACCGGCGGCAATCAGACCAAAGCCGCCGAGATATTGGGACTTCAACGCACCTATCTGGCCCGGCTCATCCGGACCATGAATTTACGGACCGGGCGCGACATCCGTTAGCCCCATTTAGCAAAAATCCTAAGGAGACCTTCGACAGATGAAAGAGGGCCTTCCTTTTTAGGCTCGTGATCGTAATGAGGATGAACATCTTCAGATACACTGTATCTTCTGTGCCAAGTGGAAACCGACGCGCGACCGCTTTCCCTGATCCTCTTCCTCTCCCCTCTCTTCTTTTTTCCGGAATCCATAATTTTTCTTCCAGGAACCAGAAAACCCAAGCCGGGATGGACGCGATAGACGGAACCGGAAAGTCGAGACGCCCCATTTTTCGCGTCCCTTTCACAAAAAAGGCATCTTCAAAAAACTTGGCACACCCCTTGCTATACCCCCTGCCCGTGAACGCAAAAAGAAAGTGAATGAGGAATCGGCGGATGGGCCGCCGGCACTCTTCACAAGATCAACCAAAACATCCACAGGGGGGATACAAAAATGAAGAAGTCAACGTTGGTAGCAGCTGCGATGGGATTGGCTTTAGTATTCGGAACCGCGATGGAGAGCAAGGCGATTTGCCTCATCGGATGCGATGACAGCACCACCGTGAATCAGACCGCCAAAGGGGCCGGCCGCGACATTCGCGAAGCAAGCGACAACGTCAACGGCGACCAGGCCAAGGGAATCGGCAACCAGGTGATCAAGGACATCAAAGACAGCGCCGTCGTGACCGGCAACACCACGGTCCAGAGCAACTCGGTCGGCAGCGTCTTCTTCAACAAGGGCGACATCACTCAATCGAACTCCGCCAACATCACCGGCAAGACCGAAATCAACAACAGCGATCTGAGCACGGACAACCGCAACAGCAACAACAAATAGTCCGGTGCGGGACCCGGGCGGGGCGCCCGGGTCTCTCCGATCAAGCGGAAACGACAACCTAAAACAACGACTTCCAAATAAAGGGGGAAATGAAAATGAAGACATTCGTAGCGACCGTGATGGGATTGGCCCTGGTTTTCGGGACGGCAATGGAAAGCAAAGCGATCTGCCTCTTCGGCTGCGATGACAGCAAAGAGGTCAATCAAACCGTCAAGGCGGCCGGCCGGGACGTTCGGGAGCATAGCGACAACGTCGGCGGCGATCAAGCCAAGGGAATCGGCAACCAGGTGATCAAAGACGTTCAAGACAGCGCCGTCGTCACCGGCAACAAGACCTTCCAGAAAAACTCCGTCGGAAGCGTCGTCGGAAACAGCGGGGATATCGCGCAATCGAACTCGGCGAACATCACCGGCAAAACTGAAATCAACAACAGCGATCTGAGCACCACCAACGTCAACAGCAACAACAAGTAGGAACCGAGGGGGGCGTGGGACCAATCCCACGCCCCTTCGGACGCGGGAGGGGAATCTCATGGAAACGAAAAAAATCATCGCCTCGCTCGGATTTACGCTGATCGCCCTGCTGCTCGGGGGGGAGATCGGACCGACGCACGGAGCCCCTCCCATCCAGAGCGAAGAGACGGCGCGGGAAGAGGCAAAAAAAGAGGCGGAAGAGAAACAACCGAAAACGGCCGACCAGGAACAAAAGGAAAAAGAAGAAGAGGAATTGAAGGCGACCATCCGCGACATCAAAAAGCGCCAGCAAAGAGACGAGGAGTCGATCCGGGTCCGGGCGAACATCTTCCCCTCCGAGATCCCGGAACAGGAGTGCACGGCGGCCGACCGGGCCCGAAGCCGGCTGGAGAAGGTCACCGACGACGGCGGTCTGATCATCGCGGGGGATATCTTGATCGACTCGAGCAACGAAGCGAACGTGGAAAACAACAAGGGGAGCATCAACAGCCAGGTCAACGTCAACATCATCAACGAATCGAACAAGCGATGCTAAGCGCTGCGGCGTTTCCAAAGGGAGAGATCATCATGAAGACCGGACATCATTTTAAATCCTTCATCGTCGCCATCCTCTGCTCCCTCAGCCTGGGCCTTCCGACGGCCTGGGCCGAGCCGGTCGCGGCGGGCCCCGCGGGGAAGGTCCGCGTCGCGGTCGCCCGGTTCGGCGCCACCGACCGGTTTGCTCAGGTGTATGGAGGATGGGACATCGGCGGGGGGCTGGCCGCCCAGGTGGTCACCGAGCTGATCAACACCGGAAAAGTAGTGGTTGTCGAGCGGGCGATCCTCTCCCAGATCATGCGGGAGCAGGAGCTCTCCGCTTCCAAGCTGGTGACGAAGGAGACGGC contains:
- a CDS encoding sigma-54 dependent transcriptional regulator, which gives rise to MMDQETPWTTCLLTRMLILHLERIGKGDDIDYHEILSGENRLNPIADPKAFLSDHNNWVPHHILKNLIFAAENAGGTKEITYLAAKEYFQAGYGPSVLEIIAKLQNQMEQALYCSNLWATGFANYFKLQYLPPSETQRPEAILLSQFGPNVEPILGNFGFIRGNYEGLTKLFPVVEEARCIEEVSQLKLQNLVREFGGYQIQKRDGRLAVIESASKREVVIARAVSLRTEISTSPNNPTIPEGLILHPQGGALKVLVPKVEEDPERYQKENSAYEIVKGGTLQAGPLTVTLERGQFFNAPYSRYRFTWKSKPSRKESPEMVQARLEMIPPLFNHVRELRETHRQLLRYTMENKALAQANEELKGAIQKESDFHGIIGKSPKMQLLFEQIERVAPVDSTILIIGETGTGKELFAKAIHQCSLRRDQKFYAINCAALSESLLEAELFGYEKGAFTGALSQKKGIFETASGGTLFLDEIGEVSPTMQAKLLRVLEEREVQRVGGREAIPIDVRIVSATNRDLKKEIASGKFRSDLFYRLHVISLVLPPLSERLDDLPLLVDQFLNFFSMKCKKEKPAITREAITLLADYSWPGNIRQLKNVIERAVVLDRDQIITPDDIILPEEESTAKVLMGGPQDFHEALERYKRSVIQDALHKTGGNQTKAAEILGLQRTYLARLIRTMNLRTGRDIR